GTTGGATGTATCAATCCACTGATTTCTGCAAAGTGCTTGAAGTAGTCGTTtcgaaattgtggtccattatcggagaCTATCTGATCATGGTATACCGTTTGTTGCAAAGTTTTCACCCTCATCCCTTGTCCCCCCAGACTATTAACACTAGAACCTATTCCTCGTTGTTCCCCTGATCATATGGCCAGAACTCATGCCTGTTTTTAAGATTAATGCTGCTTTTATTTCTCTCAATTGATTCACAATATGTTTTTTTTAGATTTTACAACCCGTTTCCTGCTGAAAACACTGCGACAATCAGATGTCATTTTCAAATACAAGATGCAGCAAATTCAACGGAACATCCTGTTTAACTGATGCTTTGAACTTGACCAGTTATTCTCACCTTGGTTTTTTTTGCACTTAACTTGCTGTCTCGGGGAaactgtggtctctccaaatgtgtcacttatTACCTGGTAGCCATGGCAGCGGCCGATCTCATGGTTGTCATGACTGATGTGATTCTGAGGTGGCTTATTGTTTATTTCCCAGTTTCTTTCCTGGATATTACTCCTGTATGTAGTTTGGTTGAGGTGCTCATTCCTGCTACGACAATGAGTTCTGTCTGGTTTacagttgctttcacctttgatcgatttgtggccatttgttgccagaagctgaaaactaaatattgcactgagaaaactgcaagggtgattattGGAGCAGTGCCTGTGCTGAGCTGTTTGGAAAGTATTCCTTGGTTCTTCAAATTTAAAGCTCAGTACATCTTCAATAACTTGGAATGGTTTTGCATCACAAAACCAGAGTATTACACTTCAATCTTCTGGGCAGCATACGGGATTCTTCATCGCCTTCTAACCCCTGTGCTCCCATTCGTTTTGATTCTGCTCCTCAACActctgaccgtcagacacattttaatagCCAGTAGAGCCCGCCGGAGACTCCAggcggacagtgatagagagagtcccaGTGACCCTGAGATGGACAAACgcagaaaatccatcattttactcttcacaaTCTCAGGCAGTTTTATTGTTTTATGGATGACCTATGTTACCTGTTTCCTGTATCAGCGAATTGAATTCATGTCTGATTCCTATACCCCTTCACCCACCGCAAATACCATCGGATACCTGCTCCAGCTCCTCAGTACCTGCACAAACACCTGTATCTACACAGTGACTCAGAGCAAATTCCGAGAGCAGCTGAAAAAGATTGTGAAATATCCTTTCACTGTGATTCTCAGATTCATCAAACAGTGAACAAAAAGATTTGTCAGCATTAGAATTCAGTTCCATCTCATAAATAAGATTACATACCGATGTGCAGCACTAAATTCAGAGCTCAGAGGAGCAGGACTGTGCCAGAGCCCAAAGACCAGAGCTCTGAGCAGCTCAGCATTGATTCCCttacaatatttatccaattcccttctgaaattttctattgtttctgcttccaccaccctatcaggaagtgcattccagatcataactcactgacTAAATGTTTTTATTCCCATTtcccctctggttcatttgccaattgcattcaatctgtgtcctctggttcctgacactACTGCCAGTACAAACATTTCCTCCACATGATTTTAAATCGCCACTTAACCTGCTCCAtgaagaacaatcccagtttctgcagtctctccacatacagtccctcatccctggtacataCCCTAGGACTCCTCTGCAATTTCACTGGGGTCTTTACATCCCTCCTAAAATGTGAtgtacagaattggacacaaaactccCGCTGAGGCCCAAAAAACTATTTAGAAcattttaccataacttccttgtttttgtactctgtgcctcattTATGAAGGCAAAGATCCCAAaggctttttaacagccttctcaatatGTCATGCACGTTCTAAGATTTATGTatgtgaacccccaggtctctctgttttattctgtctctctgtgttacacaccctttaaaattgtaccttttaatcaatattgtctctcctccttttctcttccaGCATGTTTAAATAAAACACAAATAAACTGAATCTGATAGAATTCAGTGATAGCAGTGCAGCATCTGATGTTTGTGAAGACTATACAATGGAACTT
This sequence is a window from Heterodontus francisci isolate sHetFra1 chromosome 17, sHetFra1.hap1, whole genome shotgun sequence. Protein-coding genes within it:
- the LOC137378634 gene encoding probable G-protein coupled receptor 139, yielding MKYPFNVLPTLADVEFIYCPVLGAIGVPIILTLVFFALNLLSRGNCGLSKCVTYYLVAMAAADLMVVMTDVILRWLIVYFPVSFLDITPVCSLVEVLIPATTMSSVWFTVAFTFDRFVAICCQKLKTKYCTEKTARVIIGAVPVLSCLESIPWFFKFKAQYIFNNLEWFCITKPEYYTSIFWAAYGILHRLLTPVLPFVLILLLNTLTVRHILIASRARRRLQADSDRESPSDPEMDKRRKSIILLFTISGSFIVLWMTYVTCFLYQRIEFMSDSYTPSPTANTIGYLLQLLSTCTNTCIYTVTQSKFREQLKKIVKYPFTVILRFIKQ